Proteins encoded in a region of the Myxococcus guangdongensis genome:
- a CDS encoding tetratricopeptide repeat protein: MTPAFRFRPWARAAVLGLGLLAAGCGHTSTTKTGAAVPTDERSRARAYLEENQPQKALGILADLHARSPEDVDVARTLTEAHVKAGRADAWIQELQGRIAKGERAVDQYMLGLALFSRARDAGAPAVAAFERAITLAPDTAEYHYRLGVARLESEQYPAAVEPLRRAALLAPERTAWRLPLAKALHRTGDSPGAVEALGVVVRGRPSAADVATARALMEQISDPFGGTPKAAEAKLEEGLRYLNDLDAPQHAILAFEEVLHDYPDLAVLHSLLGLAYQRLDDAGRAVDEFKQAIERAPRDGKNHLYLGELYAARQRPDAARGSFERAVALHPLLDAAWFRLGDLHLERRDLPAAREAFTVAVSLTPDSLPARGKLALVYQLEADYPAAERELRYVVEKDPENVEFTLRLGLLFTEQTLKSTRPQARKAAAAEAERWLSKVLEAQPENAMASRALQSLKGQ, from the coding sequence ATGACTCCCGCCTTCCGCTTCCGCCCCTGGGCTCGCGCCGCCGTGCTGGGTCTGGGACTCCTCGCCGCTGGCTGCGGCCACACCTCCACCACGAAGACGGGCGCCGCGGTGCCCACCGACGAGCGCTCGCGCGCGCGGGCCTACCTGGAGGAGAACCAGCCCCAGAAGGCCCTCGGGATTCTGGCGGACCTGCATGCCCGGTCCCCCGAGGACGTGGACGTCGCGCGCACGTTGACGGAGGCCCACGTGAAGGCGGGCCGCGCGGACGCGTGGATTCAAGAGCTGCAGGGGCGCATCGCCAAGGGTGAGCGCGCCGTGGACCAGTACATGCTGGGGCTCGCCCTGTTCTCCCGCGCCAGGGACGCCGGCGCCCCGGCCGTGGCCGCCTTCGAGCGCGCCATCACCCTCGCCCCGGACACGGCTGAGTACCACTACCGGCTGGGCGTCGCCCGGCTCGAGTCCGAGCAGTACCCCGCCGCCGTGGAGCCGCTGCGCCGCGCCGCCCTGCTCGCGCCCGAGCGCACCGCGTGGCGGCTGCCCCTGGCCAAGGCGCTGCACCGCACCGGGGACTCCCCAGGCGCGGTGGAGGCGCTGGGCGTCGTGGTGCGAGGCCGCCCCTCGGCCGCGGACGTCGCGACGGCGCGCGCGCTGATGGAGCAGATCAGCGACCCCTTCGGAGGCACCCCCAAGGCGGCCGAGGCCAAACTCGAGGAGGGCCTTCGCTACCTGAACGACTTGGATGCCCCGCAGCACGCCATCCTCGCCTTCGAGGAGGTGCTGCACGACTACCCGGACCTGGCCGTGCTCCACTCGCTGCTGGGCCTGGCCTATCAGCGCCTGGACGACGCGGGCCGCGCGGTGGACGAGTTCAAGCAGGCCATCGAGCGCGCTCCGCGTGACGGGAAGAACCACCTGTACCTGGGCGAGCTCTACGCGGCCCGCCAGCGCCCCGACGCGGCGCGCGGCTCCTTCGAGAGGGCCGTCGCGCTGCACCCCCTCCTGGACGCGGCGTGGTTCCGCCTGGGCGATCTGCACCTGGAGCGGCGGGATTTGCCCGCCGCGCGCGAGGCGTTCACCGTCGCGGTGTCCCTCACGCCCGACTCCCTCCCCGCGCGAGGCAAGCTCGCCCTCGTGTACCAGCTCGAGGCGGACTACCCCGCCGCCGAGCGCGAGCTGCGGTACGTGGTCGAAAAGGACCCGGAGAACGTCGAGTTCACGCTGCGCTTGGGGCTGCTCTTCACCGAGCAGACGCTGAAGTCCACGCGCCCGCAGGCGCGCAAGGCAGCGGCCGCGGAGGCCGAGCGTTGGCTCTCCAAGGTGCTGGAAGCGCAGCCGGAGAACGCGATGGCATCGCGCGCGTTGCAAAGCCTCAAGGGCCAGTAG
- a CDS encoding lysophospholipid acyltransferase family protein, whose product MRKLFCMLTAGVWTLVCFPLTLVAMLVTLRSSSALWVVRELWSPVLLWAGGAKLEVSGQEHVDPKRPTIYVGNHQSTIDIPAHFMAVPVPFRFVAKDQLKWVPLIGWYLALGGHVFINRTNRAKAISSLAAAAAKIRGGTSIFLYPEGTRSSDGRVLPFKKGPFALALKARVPICPVTIEGSGNLMPKDSWNITPGVIRVRVGKPIDTTVFAENDREGLARAVREAIIADNLEMGGKGGDHEDAIASAGHEGVGSAHATPTS is encoded by the coding sequence ATGCGCAAGCTTTTCTGCATGTTGACCGCTGGAGTCTGGACGCTCGTCTGCTTTCCCCTGACCCTCGTCGCGATGCTCGTCACGCTGCGCTCCTCGAGCGCGCTGTGGGTGGTCCGCGAGCTGTGGTCCCCGGTGCTCCTGTGGGCCGGTGGCGCGAAGCTGGAGGTCTCCGGTCAGGAGCACGTGGACCCCAAGCGCCCCACCATCTACGTGGGCAACCACCAGTCCACCATCGACATCCCGGCCCACTTCATGGCGGTGCCGGTGCCCTTCCGCTTCGTGGCCAAGGACCAGCTCAAGTGGGTGCCGCTCATCGGCTGGTACCTGGCGCTGGGAGGCCACGTCTTCATCAACCGCACCAACCGCGCCAAGGCCATCAGCTCGCTGGCGGCGGCGGCGGCCAAGATTCGCGGCGGCACCAGCATCTTCCTCTACCCGGAGGGCACCCGCTCCTCGGACGGCCGCGTGCTGCCCTTCAAGAAGGGCCCCTTCGCGCTCGCGCTCAAGGCGCGCGTCCCCATCTGCCCGGTCACCATCGAGGGCTCCGGAAACCTCATGCCCAAGGACAGCTGGAACATCACCCCCGGCGTCATCCGCGTGAGGGTGGGCAAGCCCATCGACACCACCGTCTTCGCGGAGAATGACCGCGAGGGTCTCGCCCGGGCCGTGCGCGAGGCCATCATCGCGGACAACCTCGAGATGGGCGGCAAGGGCGGCGACCACGAGGACGCCATCGCCTCCGCCGGCCACGAGGGCGTCGGCTCCGCCCACGCCACCCCTACCTCCTGA